Genomic window (Rossellomorea aquimaris):
GATTTTGGGCGTGGCGAGACCCCGTTCGGCTAAGCTGAGGAGGCTCGGCCGAACGCTAGCTGCAAGCGAAGCGGTTCCCCTCACCATCCAGCACACACTGGTTGACAGAGCCCTGGCAGAATCTATGGTAGAAAACAACAATCTTTGCGAAAAGAGACTATTTTTTAGAGGAGTTTACACTCTTACCACTAATATCTAATAAGAGAGAAATACTAAAGGGAGGAATGAAAATGTGGGAATCAAAAGTAATTGAAATCAGAGATAGGCTGAAAGGAAGCTTCATGGAGGTAACTGTTGAGAAGCTGAATGAAAAGCCTTCGCCAGAGGAATGGAGCATAGCTCAAATTGTTCTCCATCTGGCTGGAGCTGAAAAAAGATTTTTAACATTGGCACTCGAGTCAGCAGAGAATCAATCAGGAACATGTGAAAATAGAGCTGATTTATCCGTATTTGATGATTCTTCTAAGAAATTGAAGGCACCAATCGAACCAACCTCTCAGTTTCAAAAAAAGGAAGATTTAATTCTAGCCTTAGATGAATCCCGGTCATTCACTACACGTTTCCTGGAATTATACACAGAAGATGGTTTGAAAAGTCGATCCATGAACCATCATCGATTTGGAGATATGCCCATTTGGCAAGTGTTAGAGCTTCTCGGTAAACATGAACAAAGGCATTTAGTTCAAATCGAAGAAGTTAAAAGGCGAATCCTGTAGGAATTCTTCTTTTCTTTTGTGGTGTATTACTGTAGAATTAGTATCAGGTACTAATAACATGTATAAAATAGGAGGATTACAATGACTCTTTCATTAAAAGGTAAAACATATGTCGTAATGGGAGTTGCGAATAAACGCAGTATAGCATGGGGAATTGCCCGTTCCTTACATCAATCAGGTGCACGTTTGATCTTTACATATGCAGGTGAGCGTTTTGAAAAAGGTGTTAGAGATCTTGCCGAGACTTTGGAAGGTGGAGAAGATTCATTAGTGCTTCCTTGTGATGTAACAAGTGATGAAGACATCGAAAAATGCTTTGCAACGATTAAGGAAGAAGCCGGAGTGATTCATGGACTTGCCCACTGTATCGCTTTTGCCAATAAAGAGGAGCTTGCTGGTGATTACATGAATACAACAAGAGACGGGTTCCTTCTGGCTCATAATATCAGCTCATACTCCTTGACAGCAGTTGCTAAAGTAGCGAAGGATCTTATGACTGAAGGTGGAAGTATCGTTTCGATGACATACCTTGGTGGAGAGAGAGTGATGCAAAACTACAACGTAATGGGTGTAGCAAAAGCATCTCTTGAAGCGAGTGTGAAATATCTTGCCAGCGATCTTGGTAAGCACGGCATTCGTGTGAACGCGATCTCTGCAGGACCGATCCGCACTTTGTCTGCTAAAGGTGTTGGTGACTTCAACAGCATACTGAAAGAAATCGAAGAGCGTGCTCCGCTCCGCCGCAATACAACACAAGAAGAAGTCGGTGATACGGCTGTATTCCTATTTAGTGATTATTCAAGAGGGATTACAGGTGAGAACCTGCATGTAGACTCCGGTTATCATGTATTAGGTTAATAATATTGACATACGGAACCCTGGTTGCAGAAATTTCATTGTAGCCGGGGTTCTTTTGTTATGTAGAGATAGTATTTATCTATAGCTAATAAGAAACTCATAGGCATTTCCTGCATACATATAAATGTAGAAGGTAAGGAGGGATAGGATTGAATAGACAGAAAAAGCCACTATTATATATACATCAACCCAGAATGAATGATGTGAAAAGCAGCATGCAGGAAGTCTATAGAGGGTCGTCAAGTATCGTTCAACCAAAAAAAGAAGAAAGAAACACCCAGCCAATCGAAATGAAAAGGAAAAGCTCTGAGTTATTTGAAGCTACTCCATTAGGGAGGTTAAAACAGCCAGAGTATCATACGATTGTAAAAAGAGAAACTCAAGAGGTTCGGCCCATTATAAAAGAGACTCCTAATAGTGAAGAACCAAATCAAGGTGAATTAGGGCTGGAACACTCACATGACAGTTACTTTAAACCACTTACTCCATTTAAAGACCTGGATCTGGATGGGAAAATTGAATATATGCAACAGAGTATTATGGGGAGAGCTCCATTTCCATGTGCGTTTCAAACAGAAGAAGGGGTGTATCGTGGTGTATTAACCAGTGCAGATGGCGCATCCATTGATATTAAGACGTTTCAAGGTGAAGAAATCACTTTAAAAAGGAATTCTATAAAGGCGATCAAAATCATTGGATTGAAATAAAAGAAGCCAGCCGGAATTTCCGACTGGCTTTTTATTCTCGTGCTGATTAGTCACAAACTCCTTCTACTCTTACATCATCGATACATTGAATAGCGCAGAAGCAATCCAGATCAACTGTGATACAATCTCCAGTCAATTCGTAAATAAAGTTATTGTTTAACCCCATTAATTCGTCTTCTGATTCTACGTCTTCACCTGTAACATGAACTTTCTTCAATACTTGAAGTGTGGCACAGCAGTCGTCAAATACATTCTTCACACGGAAGTAAGGTGTTTTCCAGCAATAATGTTTAGGGTGAACCTTGAATAGGTCTCCTTTTTTATTATAAAGTTTGAAAACACGAGTATTTGGTGCATTTCCAACTGGACTTACCAAAGATCCTAATGGCTCAAGAAAACAATCATTTTTACAGTCGAAACAGTCTTGATCTGCTGCATCTTGAACATCTTTAATAGCGCGAACAGCAAGGCATACACAACCGCGGTCTCTTGCACCTGCAATGTCATCTTTTCTGTAATTACCGCAACCCATAAGAATTTTCCTCCTTAAATAATTTTCACTACACTAATAACATATTGTAGAAGAGGAAATTGGGTAACGGACAAATGCCCCTTTTGACTAAATTGGGCGGGATATAGTTTATATAAGGAGTGGGAATATGGAGATACTTGACATAATGATATTGGGTATTGCTGTGTTTAGAATGACTCACCTCATCGTATTTGATAAAATAACGGAATTCTTAAGGTCTCCTTTTTTTGATGAAGTACCTGAAATGTCAGAAGAAGGGGTGGAAGAAATATTCCTTTTACCCAAAAAAGGTGGAATAAAAGGGTTTATAGGGGAGCTATTATCATGTTATTGGTGTACAGGTATGTGGGTTGCTGTATTCCTATATGCAGGGAATATTTTTTTTCCTCAATTTTTCATCCCGATTATCACAATATTGGCAGTTGCTGGAGTTGCTTCCATATTAGAGGCGGCTGTCCAAAGTTGGATAAGAGAGTAGCTCAATAGGTAATTAGTGGAAACAAGCTTGCGCTATCGCACATATAATGGTCGTAAGGGTGATGGTAAAAGGAGGGCGATCATTATGAAGAATACTTCTACAAATAGCAAGAAACCAACGAATTCCCCCATTAAGAAAAAAGGATGCGGTTGTGGATCAAAAGTGAAGAAAAGATAGGCTGCTCAAAATGGGCAGTCTTTTTTTTTTCATAAAATCTCACTTTAAGAAAAAAATAAAACATGAGTACAAATAAAAGAGGGATATGTCATGAACAAAAAACGGATCATCGTTCCACTAACTTTACTCGTCTTGATAGGGTGCACGAATAAGGAAGATGGAAACGACAGCAAGATTGCGCTAATGAAGAAAACCGATCCACCACCCATTGAATTAGTGGATAACCCTGAAACAGACAGCTATGGACATGCCATTAAGAGGGAAATTTCGAAAATGAAAGAGCTTTATGATGTAGCGGTCATTCAAGGAAAAGAAGAAACGCTCGTTGTATATAAAGTGAAGCACCTGCAAAGATTTCATATGAAGAAAATCGAAAAAAAGATGGATCGTTATTTAGAAGATAAATATCCGGATGAAGACTTTATATTGTCCAGTGATTACAAGATATTTCTTGAAACCATCCGTTTAAAGGAAAAGCTTAAGAAAGGTTCGATTTCAAAGAAAGATGCGGAAAAGAAGTTCCAGGATATTGTGAAGCTTCAAAAGGAAAAGACGTAGGAGGAATGTTTTGTGGGGAAATCACCAAAAACAGCCGAACAGAAAAAATACGAACAGTTGGAAAAACAATACGAAACAAAGAGACCTCTACTTAAAAATGTACTAAAGGCTTTCTTTGTGGGGGGATTCTTCTGCTTAGTCGGTCAGGTCATTACGTATATATATATTTATTTCTTTAATTTCACTGAGCAGACGGCAGGGAATCCAACTGTTGCCACCATGGTATTTATATCAATGCTTCTGACGGGCTTTGGCGTGTATGATCATATCGGTCAATTCGCAGGAGCGGGTAGTGCTGTCCCTGTCACGGGTTTTGGAAACTCAGTTATATCAGCAGCCATCGAACATAAAACGGAAGGATATGTCTTGGGGGTCGGCGGTAATATATTCAAGCTTGCAGGTTCGGTTATTGTATTTGGAGTATTCTCGGCCTTTATCGTAGCATTAATCAAAACAATCTTAATTCAACTGGGGGTGATATAATGCTTCGGGGTTCAAGGTCATGGGTCTTTCCTACACATCCGGCCATACTGTCTACCGGTGTAGTAGGCGGTCCATTTGAAAAAAAAGGGAACTTAGCTTCCGACTTTGATCAGTTTTATGATGACCTGTGGATGGGACAGGACACATATGAAAAAGCCAATCGAACTCTCATTGAAGATGCAGTTCAAATTGCGTTGGAAAAACAGTCTCTCCAAAAAAGCGATGTACAGTTTTTCCTTACGGGGGATCTAATTAATCAAATTACCCCATCAAGTTTTGCTGCCAGGACCAATGGAATCCCATACTTCGGATTATTCGGAGCATGCTCAACGTCGATGGAGGGTTTGGCATTATCTGCATTCCTGGTTAACTATCATGGGGCTCAGCATGTGGTGACAGGGGCATCCAGCCATAATTCCGCAACTGAGAGACAATTCCGGTACCCGACTGAATATGGCGGTCAAAAGCCTCCAACAGCTCAGTGGACTGTAACAGGTGCTGGTTTCGCAGTAATTGGAGAAGGAAAGGCTGTTACGGCCCCCACACCGAGAGTTACCTCTGCAACCATCGGCAAGGTGATGGATATGGGATTGAAAGATCCTTTTAACATGGGAGGAGCCATGGCACCAGCTGCAGCTGATACGATTGCAGGTCATTTTCAAGATCTGGGGAGAGATCCTTCTTATTACGATCTGATCATCACAGGAGATCTGGCTAAGATCGGCAGGCGGACAGCTGTTGAAATGCTGAAAGAAAAAGGATACAACTTCTCGGATCATCAATTTAAAGATTGTGGATTACTGATTTATGGAGAAAATCAGCCGGTCCAATCCGGAGCCAGTGGTCCAGGCTGTTCAGCTACAGTCCTGTACGGTCACCTATTAAATGAAATGAAAAAAGGGACATATAAACGCATCTTGGTTGTGGCGACGGGAGCCTTGTTATCACCATTGACATTTCAGCAAGGAGAAACAATACCCTGTATTGCTCATGCGGTTTCCATAGAATACATGTAAAGGAAAGGAGGAAACGAAGTGTTAGCGATGTTTTTTTGGGCCTTTACAGTAGGTGGGATTATTTGTGTGATTGGTCAATTACTGTTTGATGTTGCTAAATTAACTCCAGCCCACACACTAAGTTTACTAGTTGTGGCAGGGGCGGTTTTTTCAGGATTTGGATTGTATGAACCTCTCATTGATTTTGCCGGTGCAGGAGCGACCATTCCCATAACAAGTTTCGGTAACGCCCTGGTCAATGGTGCCATGCAGGAATCACAGGAACATGGGATAGTGGGAGTCCTGACCGGGATGTTTGAAGTGACAAGCTCAGGGATCTCGTCCGCGATCATATTCGGTTTCATCGGGGCACTCCTTTTCAAACCTAAAGGATGATAGAGGTGAAGAACGATGCCTGAATACTTAGAGGTGGCGTTACGCAGTATATTTATCTTACTTTCCTTATTTGCAATAACCAAGTTACTTGGGAAGAAACAACTATCTAAATTGTCTTTTTTTGAGTACATTACAGGAATCACGGTTGGGAGCATTGCAGGGACACTTTCGATGGATCTGGGTCTTCCCTTAAGTGAAGGACTGATGAGCATCTTTTTATGGTTTACCTTTCCACTCATTTTCTCCTTTCTTTCTCTTAAGAGCGTTCGATTTAGACGATTTGCTGAGGGGAAACCGACTGTTTTCATAAAGGATGGAAATATTGATGAGAAGGCATTAAAGAAAGAACATTATTCCGTTGATGAACTGCTGGAACAATTGAGAAAGAAAGACGTTTTCAGAGCTGCAGATGTGGAGTTCGCGTCACTGGACACCAACGGAGATCTAAGTGTTTTGCTCAAAAGACAAAAAAGGCCGCTTGTTCGAGAAGATGTATATAAAATCTCACAAAAGTCCACTCCTCCACAGGCAGTCATTTCAGATGGGGAAATAGATGAAGAAGCTCTGCGAGAAGTAGGGTTTCCCCTGCCCTGGTTACAAAAAGAACTAGCCAAAAGACAATTGCAAGTTGAATCCATATTCCTTGCCCAACTGGACCGCGAAGGAAACCTGACCTTCGACCTGTACAATTGGACAAACACACAATAAATTCTCCAAAAGCCCATACGTATTGTTCTCTCTATACATATGTTATAAGAGACTTAAGGTAAAAGAGAGGTGAAATTATATGTATGGATATGGATACGGTGGCTGTGGATATGGCGGCGGCGGTTATGGCTCAACATTTGTATTGATCGTTGTGCTTTTCATTCTCTTGATTATCGTTGGAGCAAGCTTCTGTTAGAAAGGGGTACAAAAGGCAGAATCCTCATTAGAGAGATGCTGTCTTTTTGTTTTTAGGCTCTTTTCACAATGATTGTTGATTTTACTTATGGTCTGCTCAGGCTCTGTCAATCAGAGAGTGCTGGATGGTGAGGGGAACCGCTTCGCTTGCAGCTAGCGTTCGGCCGAGCCCCCTCAGCTTAGCCGAACGGGGTCTCGGCACGACCGTACTTCCGCAGGAGTCTACGCAGTTCCCCTCACCATCTTTCATAGTTTTTTTGTGACAGAGCTAAATGGTGTCATAAAACAAGCTAAATCCTCGGCAGGTAATAACGATAAACATTGAGCAATTAACTAATTTTTGACCTATCATAATGAGGTTGATTTTGTGCTCTTTTGTAGATAGTTTGTTTTTGGAACAAACGCTAACACAGTTATATGTAATGCCAGTGGGTGAGACCCAAATGAGTATGCTCATCGGCCATACTTTCTCTGTGTAGATACCAACAAGGTTAACGAGAGAGAGCTATTTTTTTAATAGTGAATCTAAATTAAAGAAAAACATGTAAAACCTTCAGAAATATCAATTCTTAATCACGCTCCTGGGTTTTTTACATATGATGCTTATAGTTAAAAGGAGGCGTGAAGGAAATGAATAACAACTTTTTTAAGAATCTAGAGAAGAAGACAGGCGTAAACATGAACGAGGTGTTAGAGCTTGCGAACTCATTACAAAATGCAAACTTCAAAGATGAAGCAACCGTTAGAAGCGTCATTAAACGCGTATCTAAAATTGCCAATAAACCCGTAAACAAGGAAATGGAAAATAAGATTGTGCAGTCGATCGTGAACGATGGAAAGCAATTAGACTTTGGAACCATCTCCAATATGTTAAACAAGGGGAAGAAATAAAAGTTATAAATAAAATGAAGGAGAATGTACATAAAGGTGCGTGCCAACACGTATTTTATGTTAATTCTCCTATTTATTTTTTTACCAAGGTGTAGGACTGGTCAGATTATTCATCCAGGCATGATACATATTTCAACAAAACCTGTACAGACCCCAGAATCGATAAAGCCTAAATAAAGTTTAATGTACCACCCTATATGGGTAACTACTACCAAGGAGGTAATGAAAATGGGATACATTGCTCCAATTCCCCACCATCAATATAAACAGTATCAGGAACGAGAAATAAAAGTTGAAAAACATCCATTTACCTTTCTCCCCGTGCAACCTGTAAAGCCCATGAAAAATAAAACTCAAGCACATACTGAAGAAGCTGAATCGTCCTATCATGTACTTCAATCAAAACAACGCAAAAATTCAAACCAAGCACTCTCTAAACCATCCATCCAAACAACATTATTAGCCCAGCTAACAGGAAAAGGAAAGCTCTTTAACGAATATGTTTAAAGAAGTTTGTGGGGCTTTTTTAGGCACTTTGAAAAATCCCAAAAAGATCATTCCTTATTGAGATTTTTTATTTAACTGCTGATATCAGGCCCCGGACATATTTGGAGGTAATCACTTGAAATTACAAAACCTTGCCGAGCAATGCTATGCATTTACAGGGAGCGTTAACATTGGATACTGCATCAAAGAAGGAAAGGGTATTCTTGTTGACAGTGGTTTGGATGATGCTGCCATGAAGAAAGTGATCAGAACCTTAACCAATGAGGGACTCCCCTTGGATTATTGTGTCATCACCCACGCCCACACAGATCATTTTGGAGGAGCTCACTTCCTGAAGAAAAAACAAGGGACACCATTGTTTGCTCCAAAACTTGAAAAAGCGATCATGGAGAATTCGGTCCTGGAACCGATTTATCTATTTAATGGCGCTAATCCCATAAACGATTTGAGAAATAAGTTTCTTGAAGGACAATCAGTTGTCATTGATAATGAGTTGAGGATCGGTGAAAATAGCATTGGACCTTTCACTTTTGAAGCGATTGACTTACCGGGTCATTCGTATGGTCAGGTAGGGTTGCTTGTTGATGATGTTTTATATGCAGCGGACAGTTATTTTGGCAGGGATACGTTGGAAAAACATGTCATTCCGTTTATCATTGATGCAGATCAAACACTGGATTCATTAGAAAAACTCCTTCACATACCATGCAAAGGAGCGATTCCGGGACACGGGGACTTTGAAGTAAACTTTATTAATACAGTTCAGGAGAATATCGATCTTCATGAAGAACGTATGAATTCTCTTCTAACACTAGTAAATGGTAGTAAAGAGGGCTATTCTTTTGAAAAGATCATAAAAGAGTATTTGAATTTACACAAAATAACCGTATCATATGTGGGGCAATGGCTTTTGTTCAGGACATCGGTAACAGCTTATCTTACCAGTCTTGAACGAAAGAAACTCCTATCGTTCACGATTAGTAACAATGAACTCATCATTAAGCCCCTTTAATAACCTTGTACTAAAAGGCTTTCTCCTTCTTCCCACTCTGCATACATAACGTCCTTGGAGGAGAGGAAGCCTTGTTTTTTTATTTCGCTTAATAGCCAATCCTCCCTTTGTTCGGCCAGCTTTAAATTATCGTAAACGATTTCTCCATCCACAATTAAAGAAAGAGGGAGGGAAGCATTTTTTGCCGGTATATTTAGGTCTTGACGCTGTACGATTTCATAAAGCGGTTTTCTAATCACACTCAGCGTACCGTCGGACTCTAAAAGTGCAAATTCACATTCCCTTACTGAGAAAATATCTTTTGCACGAAGCAGATGCTGCAGTTGATTGAGATCTAAGTGATTTTTCTTCAGCTCATCGAAGTTGATCTTCCCTTTATTAATGACTAAGGCAGGCGTACCTTCCAGCATATGGCGAAAGCGTCGGGATTTCTGGGTGAAATACTCTGTTGAAAAGATCAAACTCCCCCAGATAAAAATGGCAGCAAGGATAGGAAGAACAGTGGTTTTTCCATCATAAAGGGAATTCCCTACAAGTTCACCAAGAATTAATGCTGAAATGAAATCAAAGGCAGATATTTGAGTGATTTGAGTTTTACCAAGTATTTTTGTAAGAATCAATAAGGCAAAATATCCTACGATTAACTCGATGGCAATCGATGTGATTCCCATAAGGATCCCCCTTCCCATACACTTTCCCATTATCGACGAGTTGATATTGTAATATACTTCTTAATATGATTTGCCAGAAGCAAAAAAGGAACGGGTAATTAAGCAGAATTGCTTAATTACCCGTTCCTTTTAAATATCCTTCTTCATTGTTTTATGAGGGATTCCTGCGTCCAGAAATTCATCAGATGTAACCTTGTACCCTAAGCCTTCATAAAAAGGGATGGCATAAGTCTGGGCATTTAACTTTAATTGGGATAAGTGCCCCTGCATCGCATATTTTTCAATGGCAAGCATGATTTCACGACCAGCTCCTTGTCCCCTGACGGATTCTAAAACGCATATTCTTTCAACTTTCCCGACTCCATCAAGTATACGGAAACGTCCTGCACCTACCGCGTGTGTTTGGTCGTAAAGGACAAAATGAGTGGAATCGTTTTCGAATTCATCGATTTCTTCTTCAAATGGAACCTTTTGTTCTTCCACAAACACGGTCTTTCTTATGTTGAATACCTCTTGGATCTGCTCTTCTGTTTTTGCAACTTCGACCTTCAACTCTTACTCTTCCTTTCCTAAACGGAAGGTTTCGTATACTGTCCACGAGCCGTTTTCCAATTGATATAACAAGTGGAATCGGTCAATGGTTTCTTCATGATCGATTCCCAGCATACGCAGGGATCCAAATATATCCGAGTGTTCATCATTGGAAAGCTTTTGAGCGACAGTAATGTGAGGAACGAAAGCGAATTCCGGCTCGTCACCCATGAAGTTTTGACTATGCATGTCATCGTGTAACCCTTGCAGTTCAGGAGTGGAGTTCACCTTGAAATAGATTACATTGTTCACAGGCTGAAAAGAACTTACTTTGTACACTTTTAAATTGAAGGGATCGTATTTCTTTGAAATAACATTTAATTTATCAGCTATTTCTTTGATTTGATCATCATCTGCACTAAAGACATTCTTTAATGTCAAATGTGGTGGAACCAATGCATAATGAGGATCATAGCGTTTCCTATAAGAGTTTGCGATATCCTGCAGCTTTTTCGATGGGAAAATGACTATACCATAATTCATTTTCTTCAATCCTCCTCTATTTAACTATCTTTGTATTACGTATAGTATAGCAAATTTTTCAAAAATTTAATATAGGGCGAACGGATAGGATCTCCTTTTATCAAGTGGTGCCGGAAACTCCCTGCCTTGAAATAAAGAGAGGCAAGGGTGGTCCCTTGCCTGGTCGGGGTTTAGTTAAACATCATCTTCAAAGCGCGTCTCAAATCCGGTTGCCAATGTTTCCACGTATGATCTCCGTCGAACTCATCGTAAAAGGAAGAGAATCCTTTTATATCGAATGTTTCGTGAAGCTTACGGTTCGGCTTTAAGAAGTCTTTTACTTTGCCGTCCGTAGTTTTCACCTCTGTTTCCTGTTTACCAATTATATGGTAAATGCTTAACAGGTGAGGTTGTGAGAAGTTTTCTACGGCTTCCAACACTTTCTCGTTGACGAAAGGTGACTGCAGGAGAATCTTACCAAATGTATTTGGGTATTTTAATGCAGTCATCAATGAGACAGTCGCTCCTAATGAATCACCAACCAGGGCACGTCCCATTCCCATATGATAAGTTGGGTAATGCTCGTCCAGATACGGGACCAATTCATGTGCTAAAAAGCGAATGTAAGCATCATTTTCTTCACCATGCGGATGGTATTTTCTTCTCCGGTCCTCAACATCTTTATATGGAACTCCCACGATAATCATGTTTTCTATTTCCCTATTTTCAAGAAGTTCATCAGCAAGACGAGGTATTCTTCCTAGC
Coding sequences:
- a CDS encoding DinB family protein, with amino-acid sequence MWESKVIEIRDRLKGSFMEVTVEKLNEKPSPEEWSIAQIVLHLAGAEKRFLTLALESAENQSGTCENRADLSVFDDSSKKLKAPIEPTSQFQKKEDLILALDESRSFTTRFLELYTEDGLKSRSMNHHRFGDMPIWQVLELLGKHEQRHLVQIEEVKRRIL
- the fabI gene encoding enoyl-ACP reductase FabI; the encoded protein is MTLSLKGKTYVVMGVANKRSIAWGIARSLHQSGARLIFTYAGERFEKGVRDLAETLEGGEDSLVLPCDVTSDEDIEKCFATIKEEAGVIHGLAHCIAFANKEELAGDYMNTTRDGFLLAHNISSYSLTAVAKVAKDLMTEGGSIVSMTYLGGERVMQNYNVMGVAKASLEASVKYLASDLGKHGIRVNAISAGPIRTLSAKGVGDFNSILKEIEERAPLRRNTTQEEVGDTAVFLFSDYSRGITGENLHVDSGYHVLG
- a CDS encoding CotO family spore coat protein; amino-acid sequence: MNRQKKPLLYIHQPRMNDVKSSMQEVYRGSSSIVQPKKEERNTQPIEMKRKSSELFEATPLGRLKQPEYHTIVKRETQEVRPIIKETPNSEEPNQGELGLEHSHDSYFKPLTPFKDLDLDGKIEYMQQSIMGRAPFPCAFQTEEGVYRGVLTSADGASIDIKTFQGEEITLKRNSIKAIKIIGLK
- a CDS encoding CotY/CotZ family spore coat protein, which translates into the protein MGCGNYRKDDIAGARDRGCVCLAVRAIKDVQDAADQDCFDCKNDCFLEPLGSLVSPVGNAPNTRVFKLYNKKGDLFKVHPKHYCWKTPYFRVKNVFDDCCATLQVLKKVHVTGEDVESEDELMGLNNNFIYELTGDCITVDLDCFCAIQCIDDVRVEGVCD
- a CDS encoding DUF1360 domain-containing protein, which translates into the protein MEILDIMILGIAVFRMTHLIVFDKITEFLRSPFFDEVPEMSEEGVEEIFLLPKKGGIKGFIGELLSCYWCTGMWVAVFLYAGNIFFPQFFIPIITILAVAGVASILEAAVQSWIRE
- a CDS encoding sporulation protein, translating into MNKKRIIVPLTLLVLIGCTNKEDGNDSKIALMKKTDPPPIELVDNPETDSYGHAIKREISKMKELYDVAVIQGKEETLVVYKVKHLQRFHMKKIEKKMDRYLEDKYPDEDFILSSDYKIFLETIRLKEKLKKGSISKKDAEKKFQDIVKLQKEKT
- the spoVAC gene encoding stage V sporulation protein AC, coding for MGKSPKTAEQKKYEQLEKQYETKRPLLKNVLKAFFVGGFFCLVGQVITYIYIYFFNFTEQTAGNPTVATMVFISMLLTGFGVYDHIGQFAGAGSAVPVTGFGNSVISAAIEHKTEGYVLGVGGNIFKLAGSVIVFGVFSAFIVALIKTILIQLGVI
- the spoVAD gene encoding stage V sporulation protein AD — translated: MLRGSRSWVFPTHPAILSTGVVGGPFEKKGNLASDFDQFYDDLWMGQDTYEKANRTLIEDAVQIALEKQSLQKSDVQFFLTGDLINQITPSSFAARTNGIPYFGLFGACSTSMEGLALSAFLVNYHGAQHVVTGASSHNSATERQFRYPTEYGGQKPPTAQWTVTGAGFAVIGEGKAVTAPTPRVTSATIGKVMDMGLKDPFNMGGAMAPAAADTIAGHFQDLGRDPSYYDLIITGDLAKIGRRTAVEMLKEKGYNFSDHQFKDCGLLIYGENQPVQSGASGPGCSATVLYGHLLNEMKKGTYKRILVVATGALLSPLTFQQGETIPCIAHAVSIEYM
- the spoVAE gene encoding stage V sporulation protein AE — translated: MLAMFFWAFTVGGIICVIGQLLFDVAKLTPAHTLSLLVVAGAVFSGFGLYEPLIDFAGAGATIPITSFGNALVNGAMQESQEHGIVGVLTGMFEVTSSGISSAIIFGFIGALLFKPKG
- a CDS encoding DUF421 domain-containing protein yields the protein MPEYLEVALRSIFILLSLFAITKLLGKKQLSKLSFFEYITGITVGSIAGTLSMDLGLPLSEGLMSIFLWFTFPLIFSFLSLKSVRFRRFAEGKPTVFIKDGNIDEKALKKEHYSVDELLEQLRKKDVFRAADVEFASLDTNGDLSVLLKRQKRPLVREDVYKISQKSTPPQAVISDGEIDEEALREVGFPLPWLQKELAKRQLQVESIFLAQLDREGNLTFDLYNWTNTQ
- a CDS encoding YjcZ family sporulation protein; the encoded protein is MYGYGYGGCGYGGGGYGSTFVLIVVLFILLIIVGASFC
- a CDS encoding stage VI sporulation protein F, which encodes MNNNFFKNLEKKTGVNMNEVLELANSLQNANFKDEATVRSVIKRVSKIANKPVNKEMENKIVQSIVNDGKQLDFGTISNMLNKGKK
- a CDS encoding MBL fold metallo-hydrolase, with protein sequence MKLQNLAEQCYAFTGSVNIGYCIKEGKGILVDSGLDDAAMKKVIRTLTNEGLPLDYCVITHAHTDHFGGAHFLKKKQGTPLFAPKLEKAIMENSVLEPIYLFNGANPINDLRNKFLEGQSVVIDNELRIGENSIGPFTFEAIDLPGHSYGQVGLLVDDVLYAADSYFGRDTLEKHVIPFIIDADQTLDSLEKLLHIPCKGAIPGHGDFEVNFINTVQENIDLHEERMNSLLTLVNGSKEGYSFEKIIKEYLNLHKITVSYVGQWLLFRTSVTAYLTSLERKKLLSFTISNNELIIKPL
- a CDS encoding DUF421 domain-containing protein, coding for MGITSIAIELIVGYFALLILTKILGKTQITQISAFDFISALILGELVGNSLYDGKTTVLPILAAIFIWGSLIFSTEYFTQKSRRFRHMLEGTPALVINKGKINFDELKKNHLDLNQLQHLLRAKDIFSVRECEFALLESDGTLSVIRKPLYEIVQRQDLNIPAKNASLPLSLIVDGEIVYDNLKLAEQREDWLLSEIKKQGFLSSKDVMYAEWEEGESLLVQGY
- a CDS encoding GNAT family N-acetyltransferase, whose amino-acid sequence is MKVEVAKTEEQIQEVFNIRKTVFVEEQKVPFEEEIDEFENDSTHFVLYDQTHAVGAGRFRILDGVGKVERICVLESVRGQGAGREIMLAIEKYAMQGHLSQLKLNAQTYAIPFYEGLGYKVTSDEFLDAGIPHKTMKKDI
- a CDS encoding YjcG family protein, with translation MNYGIVIFPSKKLQDIANSYRKRYDPHYALVPPHLTLKNVFSADDDQIKEIADKLNVISKKYDPFNLKVYKVSSFQPVNNVIYFKVNSTPELQGLHDDMHSQNFMGDEPEFAFVPHITVAQKLSNDEHSDIFGSLRMLGIDHEETIDRFHLLYQLENGSWTVYETFRLGKEE
- a CDS encoding esterase family protein, which translates into the protein MTTARGTVTELNLFSKELNEEIKMLVYLPATFSPLYKYSLLITQDGKDYFQLGRIPRLADELLENREIENMIIVGVPYKDVEDRRRKYHPHGEENDAYIRFLAHELVPYLDEHYPTYHMGMGRALVGDSLGATVSLMTALKYPNTFGKILLQSPFVNEKVLEAVENFSQPHLLSIYHIIGKQETEVKTTDGKVKDFLKPNRKLHETFDIKGFSSFYDEFDGDHTWKHWQPDLRRALKMMFN